In one Modestobacter sp. L9-4 genomic region, the following are encoded:
- a CDS encoding helix-turn-helix domain-containing protein codes for MSRASEDSNRRMLRARDAMDRSYAEPLDTAALAAIACVSEAHFIRTFKATFGETPHRYLQRRRVERAMVLLRSSEESVTDICMAVGFSSLGTFSRVFAAVVGEPPSVYRRRGPLAPVPSCFGMRWLRPAETAVPEKPTGAVRP; via the coding sequence GTGAGCCGGGCGAGCGAGGACTCCAACCGGCGGATGCTGCGCGCCCGCGACGCGATGGACCGCAGCTACGCCGAGCCGCTCGACACCGCCGCGCTGGCCGCGATCGCCTGCGTCTCGGAGGCCCACTTCATCCGCACGTTCAAGGCGACGTTCGGGGAGACCCCGCACCGCTACCTGCAGCGCCGCCGCGTCGAGCGGGCGATGGTGCTGCTGCGGAGCAGCGAGGAGTCCGTCACCGACATCTGCATGGCCGTCGGGTTCTCCAGCCTGGGCACCTTCAGCCGGGTGTTCGCCGCGGTCGTGGGGGAGCCGCCGAGCGTGTACCGCCGCCGCGGCCCGCTGGCCCCGGTGCCCAGCTGCTTCGGCATGCGCTGGCTGCGGCCGGCGGAGACCGCAGTTCCGGAGAAGCCGACGGGGGCCGTGCGGCCCTAG
- a CDS encoding DMT family transporter: MIDAPAGLLRRAATSELHLPEGVGAHLPGTLLAVLAAVLFGVGSVLQHEGVVAARRSGGLGVRSLVRQRVWVAGQSTTVVGSLAHVAALSLAPVGIVQPVLAGALVVALLVRTLRTGHRLGRGELAGASLTVAGLAVFLAAARPAPGESSRLPAWQAVVVAVLLVLVVVALAARFGHGSTGALGCGVTGGLAAGVAAVLVSAAFKVVDQSGLGHALTGPEVAGAVVAAVAAQVGAQQAYSRGSLSWSLPALVVVDPAAALPAARVLLGERLEPGHALVWAPAGLVAVLGIVLLTRSEEHPHREARAG; this comes from the coding sequence GTGATCGACGCGCCGGCCGGGCTGCTGCGCCGGGCAGCCACCTCCGAGCTCCACCTGCCGGAGGGGGTCGGCGCGCACCTGCCCGGGACGCTGCTGGCCGTGCTGGCCGCGGTCCTCTTCGGGGTGGGGTCGGTGCTGCAGCACGAGGGCGTGGTCGCCGCCCGGCGCAGCGGCGGGCTGGGCGTGCGGTCGCTGGTCCGCCAGCGGGTGTGGGTGGCCGGGCAGTCGACGACGGTGGTCGGCAGCCTGGCGCACGTGGCGGCGCTGTCCCTCGCCCCGGTCGGGATCGTGCAGCCGGTGCTCGCCGGCGCGCTGGTGGTCGCGCTCCTGGTGCGGACCCTGCGCACCGGGCACCGGCTGGGGCGCGGGGAGCTGGCCGGTGCCTCGCTCACCGTCGCCGGGCTGGCGGTCTTCCTGGCCGCCGCGCGCCCGGCGCCGGGGGAGTCGTCGCGGCTGCCGGCGTGGCAGGCGGTGGTCGTCGCCGTGCTGCTGGTGCTGGTGGTGGTCGCGCTGGCCGCCCGGTTCGGCCACGGCAGCACGGGCGCGCTGGGCTGCGGCGTCACCGGCGGGCTGGCTGCGGGGGTGGCGGCCGTGCTGGTGTCGGCGGCGTTCAAGGTGGTCGACCAGTCCGGTCTCGGCCACGCCCTCACCGGTCCCGAGGTCGCCGGCGCGGTCGTGGCCGCGGTGGCGGCGCAGGTGGGCGCCCAGCAGGCCTACAGCCGCGGCTCGCTGTCGTGGTCGCTGCCCGCGCTGGTGGTGGTCGACCCGGCGGCCGCACTCCCGGCCGCCCGGGTGCTGCTCGGTGAGCGGCTCGAGCCCGGGCACGCGCTGGTCTGGGCGCCGGCCGGGCTGGTCGCCGTCCTGGGCATCGTGCTGCTGACCCGCAGCGAGGAGCACCCGCACCGCGAGGCGCGCGCCGGCTGA
- a CDS encoding FixH family protein codes for MRRFAAAVLLLCALLGVGVGVDVVTAAPASAHAVLTTTTPADGARVPTAPTEVSLAFNEAVSLGAGYARVLDGAGERVDTGAAEVRDGVLTVPLRPALPDAGYVVTWRVVSADSHPISGAFSFVVGNGEPVSASSVGSGDAADPLVAVALPLTRSLGYLGLVLGLGVPLALATVWPGGWRVRLMRRLTLGGLAGVAVTTGLLVLLQGPYASGSGLGSLFDGALLDSTLDSDFGKTLLLRAALAVALAVTLWRTWRDDRAPASSLLVVPAVVAGLLVVSVAAVGHAVAGSLPLLAVAATAVHVGAMSAWLGGLVALFAGALRAATPAGELAAALPRWSRLAAGYVGAIVLTGIWQSLREVASFAALTSTTYGWVLVGKLALVAVVLVAALVSRDVVQQGSGLRGGGRRRPQRRVVAHAFAAPGPGADRPAEEPAAGESATEEPAAEEPAPEEPPADEPPIAVTAAPGVLRRSVLVELVGALVVLALSAVLVGMPPARAAVAQSVEVTVPLQSATGTAGNGTVQISLDPASPGPAVLHVYLFDAAGQLTQPRQITVGLTEPAKQIGPLDVDLSAAGPGHYIGDPVLPTAGTWTLTVTVRLDEFTAVTASTVFPVR; via the coding sequence GTGAGGCGGTTCGCCGCCGCCGTCCTGCTGCTGTGCGCGCTGCTGGGTGTCGGCGTGGGCGTCGACGTCGTCACCGCCGCACCGGCCTCGGCGCACGCGGTCCTCACCACCACCACGCCGGCCGACGGCGCCCGGGTGCCCACCGCCCCGACGGAGGTGAGCCTGGCGTTCAACGAGGCGGTCTCGCTGGGCGCCGGTTACGCCCGGGTGCTCGACGGGGCGGGGGAGCGGGTCGACACCGGCGCGGCCGAGGTGCGTGACGGCGTCCTCACCGTGCCGCTGCGGCCCGCCCTGCCCGACGCCGGGTACGTGGTCACCTGGCGGGTCGTCTCCGCCGACTCCCACCCGATCTCGGGTGCCTTCTCCTTCGTCGTCGGCAACGGCGAGCCGGTCTCGGCCAGCTCGGTGGGCAGCGGCGACGCCGCCGACCCGCTGGTCGCCGTCGCCCTGCCGCTGACCCGTTCGCTGGGCTACCTCGGCCTCGTGCTCGGGCTCGGCGTCCCGCTGGCGCTGGCCACCGTGTGGCCCGGCGGCTGGCGGGTGCGGCTCATGCGCCGGCTCACCCTCGGGGGCCTGGCCGGGGTCGCGGTGACCACCGGGCTGCTCGTCCTGCTGCAGGGGCCCTACGCCTCCGGCAGCGGGCTCGGGTCGCTGTTCGACGGCGCGCTGCTCGACAGCACCCTGGACTCCGACTTCGGCAAGACGCTGCTGCTGCGGGCGGCGCTCGCGGTCGCCCTCGCGGTGACGCTGTGGCGCACCTGGCGCGACGACCGGGCGCCCGCGTCCTCGCTGCTGGTCGTGCCTGCGGTGGTCGCCGGGCTGCTGGTGGTCAGCGTCGCCGCGGTCGGCCACGCGGTCGCCGGGTCGCTGCCGCTGCTCGCGGTGGCCGCGACCGCGGTGCACGTGGGCGCGATGAGCGCCTGGCTGGGCGGGCTGGTGGCGCTGTTCGCCGGCGCGCTGCGCGCCGCGACCCCGGCCGGCGAGCTGGCGGCGGCGCTGCCCCGCTGGTCGCGGCTGGCGGCGGGCTACGTCGGCGCGATCGTGCTCACCGGCATCTGGCAGTCGCTGCGCGAGGTCGCCTCCTTCGCCGCCCTCACCTCGACCACCTACGGCTGGGTGCTCGTGGGCAAGCTGGCCCTGGTGGCGGTCGTGCTCGTCGCCGCACTGGTCAGCCGGGACGTCGTCCAGCAGGGCAGCGGCCTGCGCGGGGGCGGCCGCCGCCGTCCGCAGCGCCGGGTGGTCGCCCACGCCTTCGCCGCCCCCGGTCCGGGCGCTGACCGGCCCGCCGAGGAGCCCGCCGCCGGGGAGTCCGCCACGGAGGAGCCCGCCGCCGAGGAGCCCGCCCCGGAGGAGCCCCCCGCGGACGAGCCGCCGATCGCCGTGACGGCCGCGCCGGGCGTGCTGCGCCGGTCGGTGCTGGTCGAGCTGGTCGGGGCGCTCGTCGTGCTGGCGCTGTCGGCGGTGCTGGTCGGCATGCCGCCGGCCCGGGCCGCGGTCGCCCAGTCCGTCGAGGTCACCGTGCCGCTGCAGTCGGCCACCGGCACGGCCGGCAACGGCACCGTGCAGATCAGCCTCGACCCGGCCAGCCCCGGCCCCGCCGTGCTGCACGTCTACCTCTTCGACGCCGCCGGGCAGCTCACCCAGCCCCGGCAGATCACGGTGGGCCTCACCGAGCCCGCCAAGCAGATCGGCCCGCTGGACGTCGACCTGTCCGCCGCCGGCCCCGGCCACTACATCGGCGACCCGGTGCTGCCCACCGCCGGCACCTGGACTCTCACCGTCACCGTCCGGCTGGACGAGTTCACGGCCGTCACCGCCAGCACCGTCTTCCCGGTCCGCTGA
- a CDS encoding YcnI family protein, which yields MSLSRPVRRLALLTVATVTSSLALGAGVASAHVTVGSADAAPGGYGKITFRVPNESDAASTVALRVQLPTDTPLTSLRAQPVPGWTTTLTPTTIDPPVEVHGERVDTAVSVVEFRAEAGGGIAPGEFQEFALSGGPFPDADSLTFNAVQTYSDGSEAAWIEPTVAGQAEPQHPAPVLSLTSEAVPVGDAGTPAASAADDGDGTAVTALVLAVLGLLAGLGGLVLGLTARRRTVAA from the coding sequence TTGTCCCTGTCCCGCCCCGTCCGCCGCCTGGCGCTGCTCACCGTCGCAACGGTGACGAGCTCGCTGGCCCTCGGTGCCGGCGTCGCCTCCGCGCACGTGACGGTCGGTTCCGCCGACGCCGCACCCGGCGGCTACGGGAAGATCACCTTCCGGGTGCCCAACGAGAGCGACGCGGCCAGCACGGTCGCGCTGCGGGTGCAGCTGCCCACCGACACCCCGCTCACCTCGCTGCGGGCGCAGCCGGTGCCGGGCTGGACGACGACGCTGACCCCGACCACCATCGACCCGCCGGTGGAGGTGCACGGCGAGCGCGTCGACACCGCCGTCTCGGTCGTGGAGTTCCGGGCCGAGGCCGGCGGCGGGATCGCGCCGGGGGAGTTCCAGGAGTTCGCGCTGTCCGGCGGTCCGTTCCCCGACGCCGACTCCCTGACGTTCAACGCCGTCCAGACCTACAGCGACGGCAGCGAGGCGGCCTGGATCGAGCCGACCGTCGCCGGCCAGGCCGAGCCCCAGCACCCCGCACCGGTGCTGTCCCTGACCTCGGAGGCCGTACCGGTCGGTGATGCCGGCACGCCCGCGGCGAGCGCCGCCGACGACGGCGACGGCACGGCGGTCACCGCCCTCGTGCTCGCCGTCCTCGGGCTGCTGGCGGGGCTCGGCGGACTCGTCCTCGGGCTGACAGCCCGCCGACGTACCGTGGCTGCGTGA
- a CDS encoding ATP-binding protein, translating to MARGTLRIYLGAAPGVGKTFAALGEAARRRDRGEDVVIGLVETHGRPRTLAQVQGLEVVPRAEVTHRGVTLTELDVDGVRARRPDLVFIDELAHTNAPGSRNAKRWQDVEELLAAGISVLSTVNVQHLESLTDVVAQITGVVQQETVPDEVVRRADQVELVDMSPESLRRRMAHGNVYPAERVDAAMGNYFRVGNLTALRELALLWLADRVDEGLRRYRSEHDIDHVWEARERVVVALTGGPEGETLIRRAARVARRSGTGALFAVHVLSSDGLAGASPESLQAQRALVESLGGSYHQVVGDHVAATLLDFARGVDATQLVVGTSRRSRWARALRGGIGGEVIAASGEIDVHIVTHSAAGSRGWRLPPLTGALTARRRWAGAVLALAGVPAVTALCLAAGSAISLASVLLVFLLLVVTVALVGGLLPAVLAAVVGGLAENWFFTQPTHRFTIGRLDDIVALAGYLVVAVAVATVVDRSARRATAAARAAAETALLASLSRSVLAGDRALPALLEQVREAFGLRSVTMVEQTADGDRTVGACGAPDGEQPEEIEVTDALTLQLCGRTLPASERRVLVAFAEQAAVALQQGRLAAQAAEVDRLAAGNSMRTALLAAVSHDLRTPLAGIKAASSALRSTDLALTDDDRTELIATVDESADRLTGLVDNLLDMSRLQSGALTPVSAPADLTSVVHAALSWLDEEQRARVRVTAPDDVPPALADPGLLERVVANLADNATRHAARGPVDVRTGAAAGRVEVRVVDRGPGVRPADRERVFAPFQRLGDAPAGQGVGLGLAVARGLTEAMGGTLTAEDTPGGGLTMVVSLALAEAPVAVPS from the coding sequence ATGGCCCGCGGCACCCTGCGCATCTACCTGGGCGCCGCCCCCGGCGTCGGGAAGACCTTCGCCGCCCTCGGTGAGGCCGCCCGCCGGCGGGACCGCGGCGAGGACGTCGTCATCGGGCTGGTGGAGACCCACGGCCGGCCGCGCACGCTCGCGCAGGTGCAGGGCCTGGAGGTCGTCCCTCGCGCGGAGGTGACCCACCGCGGCGTCACCCTGACCGAGCTGGACGTCGACGGCGTGCGGGCGCGCCGCCCGGACCTGGTATTCATCGACGAGCTGGCGCACACCAACGCCCCCGGCTCACGCAACGCCAAGCGCTGGCAGGACGTCGAGGAGCTGCTCGCCGCCGGCATCAGCGTGCTGAGCACCGTCAACGTGCAGCACCTGGAGAGCCTGACCGACGTCGTCGCGCAGATCACCGGCGTCGTCCAGCAGGAGACCGTGCCCGACGAGGTGGTGCGCCGGGCCGACCAGGTCGAGCTGGTGGACATGTCGCCGGAGTCGCTGCGGCGGCGGATGGCGCACGGCAACGTCTACCCGGCCGAGCGGGTGGACGCCGCCATGGGCAACTACTTCCGGGTCGGCAACCTCACCGCGCTGCGGGAGCTGGCGCTGCTGTGGCTGGCCGACCGGGTCGACGAGGGGCTGCGGCGCTACCGCAGCGAGCACGACATCGACCACGTCTGGGAGGCCCGCGAGCGGGTCGTCGTGGCGCTGACCGGGGGGCCCGAGGGCGAGACGCTGATCCGCCGCGCCGCCCGGGTCGCCCGTCGCTCGGGCACCGGCGCGCTGTTCGCCGTCCACGTCCTGAGCTCCGACGGCCTTGCCGGTGCCTCCCCCGAGTCGCTGCAGGCCCAGCGGGCGCTGGTCGAGAGCCTCGGCGGCAGCTACCACCAGGTGGTCGGCGACCACGTGGCGGCGACGCTGCTCGACTTCGCCCGCGGCGTCGACGCCACCCAGCTCGTCGTCGGCACCAGCCGGCGCTCCCGCTGGGCGCGCGCACTGCGCGGCGGGATCGGCGGTGAGGTGATCGCCGCCTCCGGTGAGATCGACGTGCACATCGTCACCCACTCCGCCGCCGGCTCCCGCGGCTGGCGGCTGCCACCGCTGACCGGCGCGCTCACCGCCCGCCGCCGCTGGGCCGGTGCCGTGCTGGCGCTGGCCGGCGTCCCGGCGGTGACCGCCCTCTGCCTCGCCGCCGGGTCCGCCATCTCACTGGCCAGCGTGCTGCTGGTCTTCCTGCTGCTCGTCGTCACCGTCGCGCTGGTCGGCGGGCTGCTGCCGGCGGTGCTGGCCGCGGTCGTCGGCGGGCTGGCCGAGAACTGGTTCTTCACCCAGCCCACGCACCGGTTCACCATCGGCCGGCTCGACGACATCGTGGCGCTGGCCGGCTACCTGGTCGTGGCGGTCGCGGTGGCCACCGTCGTCGACCGCTCGGCCCGGCGGGCCACCGCCGCGGCCCGCGCCGCCGCCGAGACGGCGCTGCTGGCCTCGCTCTCCCGCTCGGTGCTCGCCGGTGACCGGGCGCTGCCCGCGCTGCTGGAGCAGGTGCGCGAGGCGTTCGGGCTGCGCTCGGTGACCATGGTCGAGCAGACCGCCGACGGCGACCGCACCGTGGGCGCCTGCGGCGCCCCGGACGGCGAGCAGCCCGAGGAGATCGAGGTGACCGACGCCCTCACCCTGCAGCTGTGCGGGCGCACCCTGCCCGCCAGCGAGCGGCGGGTGCTGGTGGCCTTCGCCGAGCAGGCCGCCGTCGCGCTGCAGCAGGGACGGCTGGCCGCGCAGGCCGCCGAGGTCGACCGGCTGGCGGCCGGCAACAGCATGCGCACCGCGCTGCTCGCCGCGGTCAGCCACGACCTCCGCACCCCGCTGGCCGGTATCAAGGCCGCCTCCTCCGCGCTGCGCTCGACCGACCTGGCGCTCACCGACGACGACCGCACCGAGCTGATCGCCACCGTCGACGAGTCCGCCGACCGGCTCACCGGCCTGGTCGACAACCTGCTGGACATGAGCCGGCTGCAGTCCGGCGCCCTCACCCCGGTCAGCGCCCCGGCCGACCTCACCTCGGTGGTGCACGCCGCACTGTCCTGGCTGGACGAGGAGCAGCGCGCCCGGGTGCGGGTCACCGCACCCGACGACGTCCCGCCCGCGCTGGCCGACCCCGGCCTGCTCGAGCGGGTGGTCGCCAACCTCGCCGACAACGCCACCCGGCACGCGGCCCGCGGCCCGGTCGACGTGCGCACGGGCGCGGCCGCCGGCCGGGTCGAGGTGCGCGTCGTCGACCGCGGACCCGGCGTGCGCCCGGCCGACCGCGAGCGGGTGTTCGCCCCCTTCCAGCGGCTCGGCGACGCCCCGGCCGGTCAGGGTGTGGGGCTCGGCCTGGCGGTGGCGCGCGGGCTCACCGAGGCCATGGGCGGGACGCTGACCGCTGAGGACACCCCCGGCGGCGGGCTCACCATGGTCGTCTCCCTCGCCCTGGCCGAGGCGCCGGTGGCGGTGCCGTCGTGA
- a CDS encoding M23 family metallopeptidase: MGSRIAGTTVRSSEVEPPTTGTTPRPRSTVARRRPAALLAALVVGGLAAALIGTQPVSSAVADEPIPVAMLLGSDAEGMFDVEMNPQEAITEVEARARLDEVAANRAERVKRAQEEQAAADAKAEAEAEAARPKAVVPVQNARMTTCFCQRWGTMHWGIDLAAPMMTPEYAAEDGVVLRAGAASGYGQAVYILGVSGDVTIYGHMEKILVKAGDVVEAGDKIALLGSRGQSTGPHLHFEVHKGGMDGKRVDPVKWLADRGVEL, translated from the coding sequence GTGGGCTCGAGGATCGCCGGCACGACCGTCCGCAGCAGCGAGGTCGAGCCCCCGACCACCGGCACCACCCCCCGCCCCCGCAGCACGGTGGCCCGCCGCCGTCCGGCCGCCCTGCTCGCCGCGCTCGTCGTCGGTGGCCTGGCCGCCGCGCTGATCGGCACCCAGCCGGTCTCCAGTGCCGTCGCCGACGAGCCGATCCCGGTCGCCATGCTGCTGGGCTCGGACGCCGAGGGCATGTTCGACGTCGAGATGAACCCGCAGGAGGCCATCACCGAGGTCGAGGCCCGTGCCCGCCTCGACGAGGTCGCCGCCAACCGGGCCGAGCGCGTCAAGCGGGCCCAGGAGGAGCAGGCCGCCGCCGACGCGAAGGCCGAGGCCGAGGCGGAGGCAGCCCGCCCCAAGGCCGTCGTGCCCGTGCAGAACGCCCGGATGACCACCTGCTTCTGCCAGCGCTGGGGCACCATGCACTGGGGCATCGACCTGGCCGCCCCGATGATGACGCCGGAGTACGCGGCCGAGGACGGCGTCGTGCTGCGCGCCGGCGCGGCCAGCGGCTACGGCCAGGCCGTCTACATCCTGGGCGTCAGCGGTGACGTGACCATCTACGGCCACATGGAGAAGATCCTGGTCAAGGCCGGCGACGTCGTCGAGGCCGGGGACAAGATCGCGCTGCTCGGCAGCCGTGGCCAGTCGACCGGTCCGCACCTGCACTTCGAGGTGCACAAGGGCGGCATGGACGGCAAGCGCGTCGACCCCGTGAAGTGGCTGGCCGACCGCGGCGTCGAGCTGTAG
- a CDS encoding response regulator: protein MSRVLVVDDDVQLLRALRISLRAAGHEVVTAPDGTTALKEAAAAHPDVIVLDLGLPDLDGTEVLAGLRPWFTGPVLVLSARADSQDKVSALDAGADDYVTKPFDMAELLARLRAAVRRGAAEPGQAEVVTDHFTVDLAAKQVRVDGVQVRLTPTEWALLSELVRSPGRLVGQKQLLQSVWGPAYERETNYLRVYLAQLRRKLEPDPAHPRYLHTEPGMGYRFTP, encoded by the coding sequence GTGAGCCGGGTGCTCGTCGTCGACGACGACGTCCAGCTGCTGCGTGCGCTGCGGATCAGCCTGCGGGCGGCCGGGCACGAGGTGGTCACCGCCCCCGACGGCACCACCGCGCTCAAGGAGGCGGCCGCCGCCCATCCCGACGTCATCGTGCTCGACCTGGGCCTGCCCGACCTCGACGGCACCGAGGTGCTGGCCGGCCTGCGGCCGTGGTTCACCGGGCCGGTGCTGGTGCTCTCGGCGCGGGCCGACAGCCAGGACAAGGTGTCCGCGCTCGACGCCGGCGCCGACGACTACGTCACCAAGCCCTTCGACATGGCCGAGCTGCTGGCCCGGCTGCGGGCCGCGGTGCGCCGCGGTGCGGCCGAGCCCGGGCAGGCCGAGGTGGTCACCGACCACTTCACCGTCGACCTGGCGGCGAAGCAGGTGCGAGTGGACGGCGTCCAGGTGCGGCTCACGCCCACGGAGTGGGCGCTGCTGTCGGAGCTGGTGCGCTCACCGGGCCGGCTGGTCGGGCAGAAGCAGCTGCTGCAGTCGGTCTGGGGCCCGGCCTACGAGCGGGAGACCAACTACCTGCGCGTCTACCTGGCCCAGCTGCGCCGCAAGCTCGAACCCGACCCGGCGCACCCGCGCTACCTGCACACCGAACCCGGCATGGGCTACCGCTTCACGCCCTGA
- a CDS encoding VOC family protein, translating to MLNTISITSLYVLDQDEALDFYVGKLGFEVQTDQQLGPMRFLTVALPTDPGHAVLLELPAPPSVSPEVAEQVRDVVSKGAGGGNLFFTTDDAHKTHAELKERGVDVPEEPVVQPYGIDFGLRDPFGNSVRVAQMTPPPSS from the coding sequence ATGCTGAACACCATCTCGATCACCAGCCTGTACGTGCTCGACCAGGACGAGGCCCTCGACTTCTACGTCGGGAAGCTCGGCTTCGAGGTCCAGACCGACCAGCAGCTCGGGCCGATGCGCTTCCTGACCGTCGCGCTGCCCACCGACCCCGGCCACGCCGTCCTGCTGGAGCTGCCCGCGCCGCCCTCGGTCAGCCCCGAGGTCGCCGAGCAGGTGCGCGACGTCGTCTCCAAGGGCGCCGGCGGCGGGAACCTGTTCTTCACCACCGACGACGCCCACAAGACCCACGCCGAGCTGAAGGAGCGCGGCGTGGACGTCCCCGAGGAGCCGGTCGTGCAGCCCTACGGCATCGACTTCGGCCTGCGCGACCCGTTCGGCAACTCCGTCCGGGTCGCCCAGATGACGCCGCCGCCGTCGTCCTGA
- a CDS encoding SCO family protein — MSSVTRTGLAALAATAALLLAGCGGAADADTTASGDHGHDMGAMEAPATVEDDGGDSAYSGLHLRDPYKKPEFTLTDSTGAPYDFAARTAAGPTLLFFGYTNCPDVCPTTMADVALALRTTDPAVVARTTVVFVTTDPARDTPETLGEYLGRFDADLGTEFVGLTGDQAQVEQAQLAAGVPLAEDNGQSHSAMLLLYGTNGEADVAFNGGNTATDIAHDLAVVAEG, encoded by the coding sequence GTGAGCTCCGTGACCCGTACCGGGCTGGCCGCCCTCGCCGCCACCGCCGCCCTGCTGCTCGCCGGCTGCGGCGGCGCCGCCGACGCCGACACGACGGCCTCGGGCGACCACGGGCACGACATGGGCGCCATGGAGGCGCCGGCCACGGTCGAGGACGACGGCGGCGACTCGGCGTACTCGGGGCTGCACCTGCGCGACCCGTACAAGAAGCCCGAGTTCACCCTCACCGACAGCACCGGCGCCCCCTACGACTTCGCCGCGCGCACCGCGGCCGGCCCCACGCTGCTGTTCTTCGGGTACACCAACTGCCCCGACGTCTGCCCGACCACGATGGCCGACGTGGCGCTGGCGCTGCGCACGACCGACCCGGCCGTCGTGGCGAGGACGACCGTCGTCTTCGTGACCACCGACCCGGCGCGGGACACCCCCGAGACGCTGGGGGAGTACCTGGGCCGGTTCGACGCCGACCTGGGCACCGAGTTCGTCGGGCTCACCGGTGACCAGGCGCAGGTCGAGCAGGCCCAGCTGGCTGCCGGCGTGCCGCTGGCGGAGGACAACGGGCAGAGCCACTCGGCGATGCTGCTGCTCTACGGCACCAACGGGGAGGCCGACGTGGCCTTCAACGGCGGGAACACCGCCACCGACATCGCGCACGACCTGGCCGTCGTCGCCGAGGGGTGA